TTTCCGTAAAGACCGACTCTGTTTTCTCCGGTTTCGTCTTTATCGCTGATCAAACGATCTCCTTTAAAAATCGCAATTCGCCTAACTTCCTTTTTTGTTTTTTCTTCAGTCGGTTGTTGTTTCTCTTTTGAATCCTTATTTTCAACCTTTTCGGTATCCATATAATTCTGAAAAAGAATACTTTCTCCCGTAAGTTCGACTCGATTTTCATTCGTATAAAAAGTGAGTTGATTTCCGGTGAGATAACGATCCTTCGCGATGAGAATCGGATGGGGGTCCGTTGTGATCTTGTCTTCGTCTTCTTCAAAGACGGCTTCTTTACAAAGGATCGTGATTTGCGGATGAGCGATGATTACGTTTTCTTTTAAGAGGGTGGTTTTTTTAGCGAGGTTTCTTTCGATAAAGGTTGCCGAGATCACGGTCTTGGTTCCACTTTTGTCCGTGTGAAAGAGTCTGGGACGATCTTTGATATAGATCTTTTCTTCGAGCTTATCGTATTCTCCCGTACCCGCGCGTAACGTGACTCCGTTGTCTCCGTCTTGGATAAACACACCACCTTTTAAGAATCCTTTGAACGCGTCCTTTCCGTAGACTTCGATTTGATTCGCGGAGAGTTTAACCTTTTTGTGTTGGATCCAAGCCCCTCCTTCCAAAATGAACGCGGTGATCTTGAGACCGGAAACCGTTTTATCTTCCTGAGTCAATGCGGAACCGCCCCAAAGAGTGGGAAAACTCGGACCTGCGGTTTTCTTTTCCACGTTTTCGGGAATGCTCAAAAACTTTCTGTCAGCGGTTTCACTCCCGACGAGAAGAGGAGGTTTTACGTTTCCATAATTTTGCATAAACGCAAAACAAAATAGAATCAAAAGCAAAACCTTTCGAATCATTTGGAACCGGCCGCTTTGAGTGGGTTTGTTCCACCTTGAGTAATCGCGGAAGGTCTTAAGATCGTAAATTTGTTTAAGTCCTTATCAGCGCGTAAACCGACACCGTGAATCGTCGTTCCATCCGCGCTTACGGTGACTTCGGAATTGGATTCCAACTTCTTCGTGTCCATATTGTATTCGATCTGTTTTGCGGTAAGAATTTTGTTGTCGTCCGTTCTCAGAAAAATTTTGCCTTCCAGTTTCATCAATCGAGTCTTGTGATTGATTTCCCCTTTTTCACCGATGAGTTTGGATTTGAATTTTCCGTTTTCGAACTGGTCGAAATCGATATTATAGAAGATGGTTTTGTTTTCGTTGACGTAAACATATGATTCTTCCGCTTTGAGTTCCCACTGAAGTTTTCCGTCTTGGTCGTAGGCTTCTCGTTTGAAGTTTCGAATGGAGATGGAGGCTCCGGTTTCCCTTTCTTTTTCCACTCTCTCGTAGTTTGTTTTTTTACAGGTGGAAAGCATGCCCGCGGAAAGTCCGAACAGAATGAGGAAGAATAAAAAATGATTCCGTCTTTCCGTTTGGTGTTCCATAAGAATTCCGATTACGAATGCAATGCAGAAGATAGGATCTCTTTTTTTACGTAACGATCCAATGCGATCATTTCCTTCAGAAGATTTTTGATCTGCGAAAGCGGATACTGAGTCGTTGCATCGGAAAGAGCTTTGTCCGGATCCGGATGTACTTCCATAAAGATTCCTTCGATTCCTAAGGAAACAGCGGAACGAAGAATGCTCGGAATGAATTCCCTCTGGCCGCCGGTGCTATTTCCCGCGGCACCCGGAAGTTGTGCAGAATGAGTCGCGTCAAAAATTACGGGGATATCGAATCCGTGAAT
This is a stretch of genomic DNA from Leptospira stimsonii. It encodes these proteins:
- a CDS encoding LptA/OstA family protein — protein: MIRKVLLLILFCFAFMQNYGNVKPPLLVGSETADRKFLSIPENVEKKTAGPSFPTLWGGSALTQEDKTVSGLKITAFILEGGAWIQHKKVKLSANQIEVYGKDAFKGFLKGGVFIQDGDNGVTLRAGTGEYDKLEEKIYIKDRPRLFHTDKSGTKTVISATFIERNLAKKTTLLKENVIIAHPQITILCKEAVFEEDEDKITTDPHPILIAKDRYLTGNQLTFYTNENRVELTGESILFQNYMDTEKVENKDSKEKQQPTEEKTKKEVRRIAIFKGDRLISDKDETGENRVGLYGNATIYRHTMKMNAEKLISYGKNSTKVEARNQITMFDRENRLILSGNVLDYFKNEQYIHLTDSGKIDFLDKKTDAITSTMTAVEFERFMDKNETVIRGNVLIEGKDSSATGEYATYFEKEEKVYLEGNPTLKKNGRDIHAGRIIFFPREGRALLTDGIVPGK
- the lptC gene encoding LPS export ABC transporter periplasmic protein LptC, encoding MEHQTERRNHFLFFLILFGLSAGMLSTCKKTNYERVEKERETGASISIRNFKREAYDQDGKLQWELKAEESYVYVNENKTIFYNIDFDQFENGKFKSKLIGEKGEINHKTRLMKLEGKIFLRTDDNKILTAKQIEYNMDTKKLESNSEVTVSADGTTIHGVGLRADKDLNKFTILRPSAITQGGTNPLKAAGSK